The DNA sequence TGAACTGCACAACCGACAGCGGCAGCAGCACCAGACCGGCGACCAGGCTCACCGCCACGTCGAGCACGGCGACGGGCAGCACGTCGGTGAGCTGCGCCATGACCGCGAGGCGGGCCAGCAGCGAGTCGAGCACCAGGCCGAGCAGGCTCACCAGCCCGAGCGGCACGAGCCGGCCGGTCGTCGGCCAGAACCGCGCGTGCGTCAGCGTCCGGGAGCGGGTCATCGGCGCGGCGCGCTCGAACAGGTACGCGGGCCCGAGGAAGGCGACGCACAGGCAGAGGTAGGCCGCGAGCAGCACCGCCGGGAGCAGCCCCAGCCAGCTCTGGGCGGCCTGGACCGAGCAGCACAGCAGCACGTAGAAGACGATGCCGACCAGCGCGACGGCGGCCACGTGCCAGACGGTGAGGCCGACGAAGCGGCGCAGGCCGTAGCGCAGGGCGCCGCCGAAGGTGACCGGCTGCGCGTCCGCCTGCCGGACCGCGGCGTACGCGGCGGCGGCGTACCCGAGCATCCGCGGTGCCAGCAGCAGCACCAGGGCGACCAGCGACGTCTGCGCCATCGAGGTGACCAGCACGCTGGAGTCGGCGACCCGCGACAGCGGTCCGATGCCGTGTACGCCGGTCACGCCGTACACCACCAGCACCTTGAAGACCAGCGACGGCAGCAGCTGGGTCAGCGCGAAGAGGCCCAGCAGCACCGGCCAACCGCGACGCAGCACCCCGCCGACCCGGTGCGCCCAGCCGGCCATGCCGTCGACCACCGGGTTGACCAGGGGGTCCTCGTCGCCTCCCACCGGCACGAACGCTTCGGCGGGCGGCAGGTAGCCGATCAGCTCGGGTGTCTGCGTGTCGGGATCGTACGGATCGGAGACCGGTCCGAGCATGCTGCCGCTCCATCGGAGATCGGGTAAGGGCCGATCAGTGTGGCACGGTGGCCAGCCCGGCGCTGCCCCCTGCGCGAAGCGCCAACAGCAACAGAAAAGCCCTGATCCCGTTAGGGATCAGGGCTTTTCCAGCGTCTCTCAAGCTTTGATGGCCGAGCGGTCAGGCGATGACCCGGACCTTCTCCGCCTGGGGGCCCTTCTGGCCCTGTGCGATCTCGAACTCAACACGCTGACCGTCGTCGAGCGCCTTGTAGCCGTCCATCTCGATCGCGGAGAAGTGGACGAACACGTCCTGCCCTCCGTCGACCGCGATGAAGCCGTAGCCCTTCTCGCTGTTGAACCACTTCACGGTGCCCTGTGCCACGGTGCACTTCCTCACTTCTGTAAAGCTGGGTCGCCGTTCAGGCCGACC is a window from the Catellatospora sp. TT07R-123 genome containing:
- a CDS encoding cold-shock protein yields the protein MAQGTVKWFNSEKGYGFIAVDGGQDVFVHFSAIEMDGYKALDDGQRVEFEIAQGQKGPQAEKVRVIA